The window CGATTATTTTTCTTTACAAATCAATTTTCAACCAAATTTGAATTTGCAATCTTCCAAAGTCATATTTTTATCGATAATCAGTATTTTTTCATTTTTAATAAATGTCCCTTTTTAGAGGGGGCTCAACTTTGAACTTTGAATTTAAAGAGAGTCGCCATCACCGGGCCGGAATCGACTGGCAAATCAGAGCTGACAAAGCAATTGGCCGGTTATTATCAGACGCTCTGGGTTCCTGAAGTTGCCAGGGAATACCTTGTCAATCTCGGCAGAGCTTATGTGTTTGAAGATATTTTAGCGATAGCAAAAGAACAGTTAGAACTGGAAAATACAATAGCTGAAAAAGCTGAAAAAATCTTGTTTTGCGATACTGACTTCCTGGTCACGAAGATTTGGAGCAGCTATAAATACGGCAAATGTGATCAATGGATCGAAGAAAAGGTAAAAAGTCATATCTATGATTTATATTTGCTTTGCGACATCGATTTACCGTGGGTGGAAGACCCGTTACGGGAGCATCCGGGAAAGCGGGAAGAATTATTCGGCTTGTACCTGAATGCATTGCAGCAACTAAATGTTGATTTTGCCATTATTTCAGGCAAGAGCGAACTGAGGTTAAAAAATGCAATTTTAGCGGTGGAAAAGACGTTTTGAAATTTGAAATTGGAAATTTGGAACCTGGAACTTTAAACCAAAACCTGAAAGTCCTCTATTTGCCGCGTTGGTATCCGAACCGGTATGATCCGATGCAGGGACTGTTCATTGAAAGGCATGCAAGGTCTGTCTCAGGTCATGTGGACGTTGCGGTGCTTTATGTTCACCAGGATGACAGGCTTGTGAAGGAAAGAATGGAATTTGAGCGGTTACGGGATGATGAGCTGTTGCAGTTGAAAATCTATTATAAACCTTACCGGTTTTCAGTTCCAGTTATTAAGCCATTGATAAATTTTTGCAGATATCTAAGGTATCATTACCGGGGATTAAAGATGATAAAGAAAGAGTTTGGCCGGCCTGATCTCATCCATGTCAATGTTTTAACCCGTCTGGGAATGGTGGCTTTATTTTACAAATGGATGAGCGGAACGCCCTATGTCATCACCGAGCACTGGACCCGCTACCTCCCGCAAATGGATAATTACAAAGGCGCATTTCGAAGAGTGATAACCAGGCTGGCAGTGAGAAAAGCTTCAGCCGTCATGCCGGTTACGGAAAACCTGAGGAAAGCGATGGAAAGCCATGGATTGAGAAACAGAAATTACCTGGTCATTCCCAATGTTGTTGATATGGAAATATTTGATATAAGGGAAGGTATTTCCGGGAGGGCGAAAAAGAGTTTCATCCATGTTTCCTGCTTTGAAGACAAGCAAAAGAATATTTCAGGTATACTCCGGGTTTTAAAACGACTTTCAGAGCAGCGGACAGATTGGGTCTGCCACATGGTAGGGGAAGGAATTCATCTGAATGATCTTGTTAACTTTGCCAAAGTGTTGAATATTGAGGGCAAGTTTGTAATATTTCATGGGTTAAAGGAAAATGAAGAATTGGCTAAACTGATGGCAGAGGCTGATTTCCAGGTTATGTTCAGCCGGTTTGAGAATCTGCCCGTAGTCATACTTGAAAGCTTTGCCTGCGGTGTCCCGGTATTGTCGACAGATGTCGGGGGCATCAGCGAACACATCAATAATGAGCTGGGTTTGCTTATCTACAGTGAAGACGAAGATAAATTACTCGAAAAGATTAGTCTTATGCTCGATAATCATGAGAAATACGATAAAATAAAGATCAGGGAATACGCTAAGAGTCATTTTAGTAAGGAAGTGATCGGAGCACGGCTATTTGACGTATATCTTTCAATAATTAAAAATTAAAAATTAACGAATAACCACTAACCACTAACTAATAACCGTCTTGTTCGGCAAGATCCTCAATACCTTCGGTGCCAGGGCGCTTTCAGCGGTGATCAACCTGCTGATCGCCATCATTTTATCGCAGTACCTTGGTCCGGCCGGAAAAGGAGTCCAGAGCCTGATCATCACTACAATTACCTTTGTGCTGGTCTTTGCAAACCTGGTGGGAGGAGGTACGCTGGTTTACCTCGTTCCCAGGCATGCACCTGCTTTGTTGATCCTTCCCTCCTATCTATGGACTATACTGATCGGCTTGGTTTCTTATTTCGTTTTGCGCTTTTTTCCGGTTGTCGACGAATCGTTCATCTTGCATATCTGTGTCCTGTCGGTTTTAAATTCGTTCGTGTCAATCCATACATCGATCCTAATAGGAAGAGAGAAGATCGGCACATCGAACCTGATCAGTTTATTTCAACCTTGCATCCTCATCCTCAGCTTGCTGATCTTTTTCACGCTCAAGGATGAGCCGGGGATCTTGGATTACATCTATTCTCTTTACTTTTCATTTGGCCTTTCGGTGCTGGTCAGTTTTGCATACTACAAAAAATATTGTGGAAGGATTAGTTTATACAGGCTCAAGGATTACCGGCAAATAGCTGTTGAGATGGTCCGCTATGGCATTCTGAACCAGGTTGCCCATATCACCCAAATGCTCAGTTTCAGGTTGAGCTATTATGTCCTGGATCATTATCATGGTGAGGCGGCTGTCGGTGTCTACTCCAACGGCATTTCGCTGGCTGAATCGATCTGGCTTATCGCTAAAAGTATTTCGATGGTCCAGTATTCAAGGATTGCCAATATTGATAACAGAGTTGAGGCTGCGAGACTCACGGTAAGGCTGATCAAATTCAGCATTGCTGCCAGCCTGATAATTCTCATCCCCCTGATGTTGCTGCCTTCTTCATTCTATGTATTTATTTTCGGGGAAGGATTTTCGGGTACACGTATGGTGATCTGGACTTTGGCTGTCGGTGTGCTGGTTTATAATTTTTCCATCCTGGCCGGCCATTATTTTTCCGGGACCGGCCGCTACCAGGTCAATGCCATGGCATCTTCGCTGGGGCTTGTTGCATCGGTTATTCTTTATTTCACCCTTATCCCGAAATTCAGCCTGTCCGGAGCAGGTTGGGCAACCTCATTATCTTACCTGATAACGACTATTATTCTGATGACCCTGTTCAACAGGGAAAATAAATACTGGTATAAAGATCTTATTCCTTCGCGGGGAGATGTCGCCCAAATTAAATCTGAACTTATTAATATCATGCAAAAAAAGAAGCGATCATAATTTCGCTGCCTGCACGTGCATCCAGTCGAAGTTCCTTTCCCTTCCAAGGCTTACCCATCCTTCATCTTCCCAAAATTGCCACCATTTATTATATACAGGTTGGGCGAAAGAGGCTTTATCGCGTCCCCAGTCAAGTTTATTCCTGCCCGGATCGAAATCCACCGCAATGCCCCAACTATGCATCGACCATTTTGTTCCGCCGCGTATCGGTCTTTCATTATAACAACCTCCCCATGAATCAAGGCGGAGCTCACGGATTTTATCAGGTCCGTAATAATTAAAGACATTTGTAAGCACTCTTTTCATGCTATCATGTACTTTCTGGTGGCAGGAGAAAGAGTTGACCGAAGTTTGCAAATCCCAGGAAAGCCGGTGCGTGTATGGAAGCTGAAGTTTAACCAGACTCGAGCCTTTTGGGCCATAGAAAGCATCAAAACCAGCCGTGTACTGGACAGGCCAATTGTTAGGGTTGACCGGCGAGCGTTCCTCAGGGCGCCAGGGATCAGGCAATTGACCGTTTTCTTTTAGATAAAGGTATTGGTTAAGGGCATATTCAGTCTGTGAACCCCAATAGCCATCAATATCTCCGGGGCTGATGCCATTTTCCTGGCAGAGAAGCTGAATAAAACCGTGAATTTTACGGGAGATATTCCAGCTTTTTTCTAATCCGGTGATTTTATTGAGTGCTGATTCAGTGCCGCTGCCGGCAACACCATCTACCTCACCTGAGTAAAGACCTCTCTTTTTGAGCTCTTCCTGGACAAATTCAATTCTTTTTTTCATAAATAATTAATTTAAAGGTGATTAATGATGGTTTTCATGACTTTGGGAAGAGCGGGACTTCATCTCGCGGGATGGAGTTCCTTTGTGAAAGCGAATATCGACCTGAAAAGACCCGGAGGGTTCAACAGGGGCATCCAAAGGTTTTCCCCCGGTTTGGCCTGGTAAATAAACAGCACATAAGGTATGTGCGATGTGGAAGATATGCTGGTGAAAGGATAAGGGGCATCCATGCAGGATGCCGGCTAAAACCTCATAACGGATAGTTTCAGGGTTACGGGCATAATCGTGCCAGACAACCACGGAATTCTCATGTACCAGATGACTGAAAACTTTTTGCGTATCGTTTTTAACCATTTCAAAGTGGTGGTCGCTATCGATGAAAATAAGATCAAATTTTTGGTTTAAAGATTGAAAATCAAAGGATAGGGTGTTACCATCCAGGTGCCTGATATTAGGAATGTTTTTAGAATAGTATTTATGGAGATCGATATAGTGTTGATTTAAACCCTTATTCTTCATTTCATCCTCAGAAAGATTCAGGGTAAAGCAAATCCCGGCAACTGAAGCAACATTAGCTACACTTTCGCCTCGCCAGGTACCGATCTCGAAATAGCTGCAATGAGGGATCCTGCGAGCCAGTTTTTTCAGTAATGCCAGATCGGTTGGCAGGGATCCGCCATCAAGGAAAGCAAACGGGTCAATCGTTTCTGAAAAATCCCCGAATAACTCTTCGGCCTTGATGACGGGTAGGCCGTATTGAAATCCATATTTTTTAATGACTTCATTTTTCCAATACTGGTCTTCTTCCAGGACCTTATTCAGCAGCCAGGGGTTCCGGATGAGGACACTGAGGGCTCGGAAGGCTTTTGAGATTTTGGACATGAGCAGAGATTTACTGAAATCAAAGGTACTAAAAAGGGATAAAATGGACTCAATCCCAAGGAATGGAGTCCTCTTATGCACTTTTTCAACATTAAATTATTCATAAGTTTCCTGACTTGCCCGAAAAATAAAGGATTCCTGATGTTACCTTTGCGAAAATTTTATGCTTGGTAACGGCAGAAAAATATACTGAAGACAGCATTAAATCGCTTGACTGGCGGGAACATATCCGGCTCAGGCCTGGTATGTATATCGGAAAGCTCGGTGACGGGGCAGCCCAGGATGATGGCATTTACGTCCTGATGAAAGAAATACTTGACAATTGCATCGATGAACATGTCATGGGATATGGAACCCGGATCGATGTTACGATCAGGGAAAAAATCGTTACCATCAGGGACTTCGGCCGTGGGATGCCCCTCGGTAAAGTGATTGACTGTGTATCCAAAATCAATACAGGGGCAAAATACGATTCCAAAGTTTTTAAAAAAGCTGTCGGACTGAATGGCGTGGGCTCAAAAGCAGTCAACGCCCTGTCGTCCTATTTCAAAGCCCAATCGATAAGGGAAGGGAAAACCAAAATCGTCGAATTCGATAGAGGAGAACTCATACAGGATCATAATATTGTCGACTGCGACCTTCCTCAAGGCACCGAAATCTCTTTTATCCCCGATGATAAAATTTTCGGGCATTTTTACTATATCACCGAGTATGTAGAGAAACTGCTCTGGAACTATGCTTTTCTTAACAATGGATTGATACTTACCCTAAACGGGGAAAGATTCCAGGCAAAGAATGGATTGCTCGATCTGCTAAACCTTTATCTCAATGGAAACGGCGGAGCAAATTACCCAATCATCCATATAAAAGATGATGACTTTGAATGCGCCTTCACCCATAGTTCGAAACAATATGGGGAAGAATATTATTCTTTCGTCAACGGCCAGTTCACACCCCAGGGCGGTACCCATCTCCAATCTTTCCGTGAAGGCATCGTTAAAACCATCAGAGAATTTTACAATAAGGATTACGATACCAACGATATCCGCGCTTCCATCATGGCTGCCATCAGCCTTAAAGTGCAGGAACCTATCTTTGAATCGCAGACCAAGACCAAGCTGGGTTCCATGCACATGGAACCTAACGGGCAGACTATACGTAATTATATGATGGATATTATCAAGAAAAATCTCGATAATTACCTGCATAAAAACCCGGATACCGCTGAAGCACTGCAACTTAAAATACTTCAATCGGAAAAGGAACGGAAAGATTTAGCTGACATTAAGAAACTTGCCAAAGAAAGCGTAAAAAAGGCGAGCCTTCATAATAAAAAGCTTCGTGACTGCAAAGTTCATTATAACACCAACCATGAAGACCGGCTGGAAAGCACCATTTTTATCACTGAAGGCGACAGCGCCAGCGGTTCTATTACCAAAGCGCGCCAGGTCAGCACGCAGGCCGTCTTCAGCCTGAAAGGCAAACCGCTTAATGTATATGGCCTGACGAAAAAGATCGTTTACCAGAATGAAGAGTTCAACCTTTTGCAATCGGCCCTGAATGTCGATGAAAGCATTGAAAACCTCCGTTACAACCTGGTTGTAATTGCCACTGATGCCGATGTGGATGGTATGCACATCCGCCTGTTGCTGATGACCTTCTTTCTGCAGTTTTATCCCGATCTTGTTAAAGCCGGACATCTTTACATCCTCACGACGCCCCTATTCAGGGTCAGGAATAAGAAAGAAACCATCTATTGTTATTCGGGGGAAGAAAAGCAACAGGCACTCAATAAATTAGGGCAAAATGCTGAAATCACGCGTTTCAAAGGGCTCGGGGAAATATCCCCCGGGGAATTCAGCTATTTCATCGGCACTAATATGCGGCTTGAACCCGTCCTTATGGAAAGAGAATCCTCTATTAAAACCCTCCTTGAATTCTACATGGGAAAGAACACCCCGGACCGGCAAAACTTTATCATTGACAACCTGAGACTGGAAGAAGATATAGTGCCCGAGGAAGCAGTAAATATGATACAGTTCTGAGTTCTGAGTTCTGCCAACTGCCAACTGTCAACTGACTTCAAATCTTCCTGAACGCTTTCCCCAACTCTTTAATGATATCCCCCGCAATCATTGACTCCACCCCTTGTTCTTTAGCTGCCAGATCGCCAGCCAGTCCATGTAAATAAACTCCGATCAGGCAGGCATCCCTGGGATGATATTTTTGTGCTAAAAGACCAAGGATCAGTCCTGTGAGCACATCGCCGCTTCCTCCGGTGGCCATTCCCGGGTTCCCGGTAGTATTGAACCAGCAAATCCCATCAGGACCACAAATACATGTTTGCGCGCCTTTCAGTACCATATAAACACCATATTTAATGCAGAATTCCCTTTGCAACTGGTTCCTGTGGAAGTCATCTTTAGCTTTCCCTGCCAGCCTTTCAAATTCTTTAGGGTGAGGTGTAAAGACACTATTCTTCGGGACAAAAGGTATCCAGGTTTTATTTTCTCCCAGAATAGTCAGCGCATCGGCATCAAATAACAAGGGAACTACCGAATTCTGGATCAGGAGCTTCAGGGCTTTTTTGGTTTTTTCATGGAAGCCAATCCCAGGGCCAATACCGATAGCCGTGAAAGGTGCCAGGTCAGGCAATTGGGAGAAGCAATCCTCATCCGGATCGATGGTTACCATCGCTTCGGGAACTAAGGTCTGAATTACCTGGTAACCTTTAGCCGGTGTATGCGCATGCACCAGTCCAACTCCCGACCGCAGGCAGGCTTTTGAAGCCAGTACCGAAGCTCCCATTTTGCCATAACTGCCTGCAATAAGCAAAGCATGGCCAAATTGCCCCTTATGGGCAAATTTTGTCCGTGGTTTAAGTAAAGAACCGGCCATCTTGCGGGTCAATAAGAAATTCTTAGCTTCAACCCGGTCAATAAACCCCTTCTGTAGGCCGATATCAAATAATTTCCAATTCCCCACAAAACTGTCGTTTTCCGAAAACATAAACGCCAATTTCGGAAGCTGGAAAGAAAGGGTAAAATCTGCCTGTATAACTGCACCGGCTTTGACATCCGTGTGCTCATCGCTGAATAGCCCGGAAGGCATATCAATGGCTACGACCAGCGCTTTGCTTTCGTTAATATGACGGATGACACGGGCCGGGAAATCCCTGACCGGTTTGCCCAATCCTGATCCGAAAATGGCATCAATCACTACATCATCAGGTAAAATCGGGGGCAGAACATCGCCGTCCCTCAGGTCCTTAAGGATCACATGCCCAACATTTTTCAAACGGTCATAATTGACCTGAAAATCATCTGAACATTTCTCCGCATACCTGATTATATAAATTTCGACATTAAAATTATTCAGGGCCATCAGCCGGGCGATGACCAGACCATCGCCGCCATTGTTTCCAAGCCCGCAAAATACCAGTAAACGGCGCTGGCTGTCCACCCTTTTTCTTAGCCATTGGTAACAGGTTGTGGCTGCTCTTTCCATTAAGTCAACTGAGGCAATGGGCTCATTGTCAATAGTATAGGTATCAGCTTCACGGATTTTTTCAATCGTCAGGATTTTCATGGCGCGGGCTTTATGCTTACAAATTTACGATTTCAATGCCCGATCTCAAAAGAAGATGAAAAGAAACTCAAACTGTCACGTTTGGCAGGACATCATCTTTACGTTAACTTTGGCGCTGATATGGGAAGAAGATCTTTCAGAAAGCAGCCCCTCCCCTTTTTAGAAAAGGTCGAGGTCATAGATGCAGGCGCAGAAGGCAAAGCGGTGGCGCGGGTAAATAACCGGGTAGTCTTTATCCCTTTTGGTGTGCCCGGGGATATTGTCGATGTCCAGGTGACGAAGAAGAAGAAATCATTTTTTGAAGCAAGGATCGTTCATTTCCACGAATACTCCCCTTTCCGCATAGAACCTGTCTGCGAACATTTCGGGCTTTGCGGCGGCTGCCGGTGGCAGAACATGAGCTATGATAAGCAATTGTTTTTCAAACAAAAACAGGTAAAAGACCATTTCGACCGGATCGGGAAATTTGATTATCCTGAAATCCGGCCGATCCTTGCTTCAGAAGATGTGTTTTTCTATCGTAACAAGCTGGATTACACCTTTTCCAGCCGGAAATGGTTCACCGGTCAAAAGCCGGAAACCGGGGAAAATACGGATTGCAACGGGATCGGTTTTCACCTTATCGGGATGTTTGACCGGATCATCGATATTGAAAAATGCCATTTGCAACCTGACCCTTCTAACGAGATAAGGCTGGCTGTCAGGGAGTATTCCTTATCTAAAGGGCTGAGTTTTTATAATGCCAAAACCTGGGAGGGTTTGCTCAGGAACCTGATCATCCGCAATACTTTATCAGGTCAGTTAATGGTGATCATCGTTTTCCGGGATGATGAAGAGGAGATCATTCGTGAACTTTTACAACATGTGAAAGAGACGATTCCAGCCATTACTTCCCTGATGTATGTCATTAATCCTAAGAAAAATGATGACATATCCGACCTGGAGATCAGGCTTTTCCATGGAAATCCATATATCCTGGAAGAATTGACTGCCTTTCATGCTGATGATCCCCAATTAAAATTCAAGATCGGGCCCGTATCGTTTTTCCAGACCAACGCGAAACAAGCTGCCCTGCTTTACCATGTCGCTGCAGAAATGGCCGGCTTCCAAGGCCATGAGACCGTTTACGATCTATATTCCGGTGCCGGTGCCATCGCGTGTTATGTGTCAAAATATGTGCGGAAAGTCGTTGGTTTGGAATCCATCCCGTCAGCAGTAGCTGATGCAGGTGAAAATGCAGTTTTGAATGGCATTACTAATGTCACTTTTCATGCCGGGGATATTGCAAAAATCCTGAACCAGGAATTCTTTGAAGCCAACGGCCTGCCTGACATCATCATTACCGATCCCCCGCGTAACGGCATGCATGGAAAGGTTATAGATCAAATCCTGGCAGCAATGCCTCAAAAAGTTGTTTATATCAGTTGCAACCCCGCCACACAGGCACGCGATATCCGGCTTATGTCAGACCTTTATGAAATCAAGGCTGTCCAGCCCGCTGACATGTTCCCGCACACGCAGCATGTAGAGAATGTGGTGCTTCTTGAGCGAGTGAAGAGTGAAGAGTGAAGAGTGAAGAGTGAAAAATGAACGGGGTAAAGCAAATATGAATTTTGGAACATTGGGACCCTGGAACATTGGAACCAGAAACTAGAAACAAAATACTTTCAGTCCAGGTTTTCCTTTTCCCTGCTCCAGTTCATTCTTCTTAAAATATCCCTTCTTCTGGCGATGAGGTCGGTCAGTTCAATGACCATATCGGCATTCAACTGCCTGGCCATAGGCAAGATGCCCAGGGTGGAAAAACTGTGCCGGAACTGGTTGCCGCCCACTATTCTGCTGACACTGATCAAAGCCGTAGCTTTCAATATATAAGGGGCAAGCACAAGGTTTTGCAGTGCATCTAAATCGCTCATAATAGTTGGGATGGTTTATTAGGAACAAAATTACGAAGAAGTTCATCCAGTTTAACTTCCTCCCCATCAACCTTTATAGCAGCTTTTGAATAAAATTCATGCCGGGTGTTCATATGATCCCGTATGAATGAAGGCAGTTGTTCGTGTGGAATATTCTTCAGCATCGGGCGGTTGTGTATTTTACCTGCCAGCCTTTTCATGATCGTATCAAACCCTGTATCAACATATACAGTTATGCCTTTTTGGTTCATTAGCGCCATATTATCAGCATAACAGGCTGTTCCTCCTCCCGTTGCGATCACAGTTTGCCGGTCATCCAGGTGATTGTACAGGATTTCCCGCTCCTTTTGCCTGAAAGCAGCCTCTCCGAATTTCTCAAAAAAACTTCCGATGGAATGACCGGTTGAAATTTCAAACATCTCATCCATATCATAGAAACGATAATTCAACCGCTCCGCCAGGTGTTTTCCCAGCGTCGTCTTGCCGGCACCCATGTAACCTATAATGAAGATTAACATCGTTTGGAAAAATAAGTCGCGAAAACTAATTCTGCAGCCTGACATTCGTCGTAATGCCGGATTTGACCTCGAATGATCTTTCGATGGTGAAAATGGAACGGTCGACATAACGCGAGCGAAAAACCGCGCGATACAAGCCCGGCATGAGCACCAGTGATTCCTGCGGCTGGCCCGTGTCCCTGAAAGTATAAACCCATTCCAGTTTCCCATTTTTCTCCAAATATAGACTGCCAAAACCCCGGACTGATTTCTGAATCACAGCGATGCCGGGAACAGGAATATCTATTGTTGTCGTATGGCTTTGGATTATTTTCACATCGTTGACGTAAAACCTTGGTAAACTGAGGATCTCGAGGTTATAAATACCGGTGATATATTTTTCAGGCTGATCAATATCCTGAACATTAACAGTTTCCATACTTCCCTCTCTTCTGATAATAGCCTTTAAAGCTTTCAGCGTAGTATTCTGGGAGTTCATCTTCAAATGCAGGAATCCCTGGGGAACATTCACCGGGATAATCGTATGTGTTCCCGGGTTTAGCCGGATGCTGTCAACCATGACAGGGGGAATGGTATGCACTACAATATCATAGGTGATCAAAGGGTCTATGTCGAGCGTATCAGGCAATCCAAAGCTATTTAATGTATGGATATAATTGTATCTTATCTTGCCGGTATAATTATCATAAAATGTCATATTAACATTAGTCTCTGTGGGCCGGTTATTGGCATCCAACAGGTTAACCTGGCTGGTCGTCGGATTAAGCGCCCTGGAAACTACAACATTCAGGGCGATGCTGAACTGATCTTCACTGGAAGCATCAAAATAAGTACCGACGCAATTGAAAGCCTTCTCGAAATTAGTTCCGATACCAACAATAAATGGCTTGAGTGCAATTCCGCTTTTTTGAAGGGTCTCTGAAGCCTTGCAGGGATCGCCACCACATTCCTCGATACCGTCAGTTATCAAAACGATAACGTTACGACAATTCACGCAGGGGGTGAAATCATTGACAGTTTGCTCAAGGGAATAAGCAATGGGAGAAGTTCCCTTGGGAACGATCGAGCTTAACCTGTTCTTTATCTTATCATAATTATCTTTCCCGAAAGGCACTTCCAGACGTGTATCATTACAAACCTGAGGGGGATAGACATACTGATGCCCGTATATTCTCAATGCCACTTCCAGGTGTTGCATGGTTCTCAGGCTATCAAGCACTTTTATCAGAATATTCCTGGCTATATTGATCTTTAAATCACTTTGCCACCTGCCATACATGCTTTGTGAAGCATCAAATACAAAAAGAATGCGGGTTAAAGGTTTTATATCCTGCACAGCAGGCGGATTTGGCTGTACCTGTGCAATTGCAGAACAGGCGCCAATCAGGATATAGATTGCTAAAAATAAGGACCGGATGGTGCTGGTCACAATTGGAGTTTTTTTCAAAAATAGATAATTACTCAATTAATCAGTAATAAATTGTTCATAAAATGAAATGGAGATACCCCACAGACGGAAACTGCATTATTAATTTTGAATTTTTAACTATCCGGCTTTTGCGGAACATAGAAACCTTGATGAATAAGAAATCTGGCATTATTCGGATTTTTCTTTTGTTGATCCTGTTGGTTCAACAATTCCCGGCCGGTGGGCAGATTAACACTATACAGCCTGGTAATCCGGGAGACAGATGGGTAGACTCGGTCATGATCTCCCTGACGATAGATGAAATGATCGGCCAGTTACTTGTGGTCCGGGCCAATATACCAGGGCAGGACTATTTTGACATTATAGACCAGTATATTAAGAATTACAACATTGGTGGGGTAACTTTTTTCGGTGGCCATCCTGCCTTGCAGGCCCGCCGGACCAATCACTGGCAAAGTCTCGCAAAAACACCGTTATTTATTTCTATTGATGGGGAATGGGGTCCGGCCATGAGGCTCGACAGCATCATGGCTTTTCCTTACCAGATGACCCTGGGAGCCATCAGTAATGACAGCCTGATCTATCAAATGGGGCTTGAAGTAGCCCGGCAATGCAAGCAAATCGGCGTGCAAATAAATTTCGCCCCGGTTGTGGATATTAACTCCAACCCTGACAACCCGGTCATTCACATGCGTTCGTTCGGAGAAAACAAGGAGGATGTGGCATGTAAAGGTTTGATGTATTGTAAAGGAATGCAGGATGGAGG is drawn from Bacteroidales bacterium and contains these coding sequences:
- a CDS encoding NAD(P)H-hydrate dehydratase, coding for MKILTIEKIREADTYTIDNEPIASVDLMERAATTCYQWLRKRVDSQRRLLVFCGLGNNGGDGLVIARLMALNNFNVEIYIIRYAEKCSDDFQVNYDRLKNVGHVILKDLRDGDVLPPILPDDVVIDAIFGSGLGKPVRDFPARVIRHINESKALVVAIDMPSGLFSDEHTDVKAGAVIQADFTLSFQLPKLAFMFSENDSFVGNWKLFDIGLQKGFIDRVEAKNFLLTRKMAGSLLKPRTKFAHKGQFGHALLIAGSYGKMGASVLASKACLRSGVGLVHAHTPAKGYQVIQTLVPEAMVTIDPDEDCFSQLPDLAPFTAIGIGPGIGFHEKTKKALKLLIQNSVVPLLFDADALTILGENKTWIPFVPKNSVFTPHPKEFERLAGKAKDDFHRNQLQREFCIKYGVYMVLKGAQTCICGPDGICWFNTTGNPGMATGGSGDVLTGLILGLLAQKYHPRDACLIGVYLHGLAGDLAAKEQGVESMIAGDIIKELGKAFRKI
- the rlmD gene encoding 23S rRNA (uracil(1939)-C(5))-methyltransferase RlmD, whose amino-acid sequence is MGRRSFRKQPLPFLEKVEVIDAGAEGKAVARVNNRVVFIPFGVPGDIVDVQVTKKKKSFFEARIVHFHEYSPFRIEPVCEHFGLCGGCRWQNMSYDKQLFFKQKQVKDHFDRIGKFDYPEIRPILASEDVFFYRNKLDYTFSSRKWFTGQKPETGENTDCNGIGFHLIGMFDRIIDIEKCHLQPDPSNEIRLAVREYSLSKGLSFYNAKTWEGLLRNLIIRNTLSGQLMVIIVFRDDEEEIIRELLQHVKETIPAITSLMYVINPKKNDDISDLEIRLFHGNPYILEELTAFHADDPQLKFKIGPVSFFQTNAKQAALLYHVAAEMAGFQGHETVYDLYSGAGAIACYVSKYVRKVVGLESIPSAVADAGENAVLNGITNVTFHAGDIAKILNQEFFEANGLPDIIITDPPRNGMHGKVIDQILAAMPQKVVYISCNPATQARDIRLMSDLYEIKAVQPADMFPHTQHVENVVLLERVKSEE
- a CDS encoding shikimate kinase; the protein is MLIFIIGYMGAGKTTLGKHLAERLNYRFYDMDEMFEISTGHSIGSFFEKFGEAAFRQKEREILYNHLDDRQTVIATGGGTACYADNMALMNQKGITVYVDTGFDTIMKRLAGKIHNRPMLKNIPHEQLPSFIRDHMNTRHEFYSKAAIKVDGEEVKLDELLRNFVPNKPSQLL
- a CDS encoding VWA domain-containing protein — protein: MKKTPIVTSTIRSLFLAIYILIGACSAIAQVQPNPPAVQDIKPLTRILFVFDASQSMYGRWQSDLKINIARNILIKVLDSLRTMQHLEVALRIYGHQYVYPPQVCNDTRLEVPFGKDNYDKIKNRLSSIVPKGTSPIAYSLEQTVNDFTPCVNCRNVIVLITDGIEECGGDPCKASETLQKSGIALKPFIVGIGTNFEKAFNCVGTYFDASSEDQFSIALNVVVSRALNPTTSQVNLLDANNRPTETNVNMTFYDNYTGKIRYNYIHTLNSFGLPDTLDIDPLITYDIVVHTIPPVMVDSIRLNPGTHTIIPVNVPQGFLHLKMNSQNTTLKALKAIIRREGSMETVNVQDIDQPEKYITGIYNLEILSLPRFYVNDVKIIQSHTTTIDIPVPGIAVIQKSVRGFGSLYLEKNGKLEWVYTFRDTGQPQESLVLMPGLYRAVFRSRYVDRSIFTIERSFEVKSGITTNVRLQN